The Juglans microcarpa x Juglans regia isolate MS1-56 chromosome 2S, Jm3101_v1.0, whole genome shotgun sequence genome has a window encoding:
- the LOC121252861 gene encoding uncharacterized protein LOC121252861, which produces MAITGSETHSTAKVPPVMDVLSVKCDSCGFTEECTPAYILRVQERYQGRWICGLCVEAVKDEVLRSEMLISTEEALDRHITFCMQFRSSCSLKQAEHPISAMGRILRRSLDSPRLLRFSSTADLHAADGFGLRVFSGPNVVSLL; this is translated from the coding sequence ATGGCCATCACAGGTTCCGAGACTCACTCCACCGCCAAAGTCCCTCCTGTAATGGACGTCTTGTCCGTAAAATGTGACTCGTGCGGGTTCACAGAGGAGTGCACCCCTGCATACATTCTTCGTGTCCAGGAAAGGTACCAAGGCCGGTGGATATGCGGGCTGTGTGTCGAGGCTGTGAAAGACGAGGTTCTAAGATCGGAGATGCTCATCTCCACCGAAGAAGCACTTGATCGACACATCACTTTCTGCATGCAATTCAGATCCTCGTGCTCTCTGAAACAAGCAGAGCACCCTATCTCCGCCATGGGCAGGATTCTCAGGCGAAGCTTGGACTCCCCGAGACTGCTTCGATTCAGTTCAACTGCAGATTTGCATGCGGCCGATGGGTTCGGACTTCGGGTCTTTTCCGGTCCGAATGTTGTGTCCCTTCTCTGA